The genome window TTCGCTGGTCCTAGTCAGGAAGAGTTCATTGGCATGGTTGAACGTACAGTACTGAAAGCTCTATCTGTATCCAATAGCATGTCATTCACATCTCTTTGTACTGTAATAGGGAGTGCCAGAATTATAGTGCTTAGTTCCAGGGCAAAAGATCATTATCTGAAAGGAACGTCCTCTGTGGACGTGTTAACAACGTGGCTAGTAATATTACGTCTTCTCTAAGGCTCTTTAGCGAAAACTCTCGGGGAAAACCAGCTGAAGGGCTCTACTGTCTCAGCTGTATACGGATATAAAGATGCCATTGTTTATCGTTCGCTGCTAGTGTACAGTTAAAACCCTTGTGTTATTTACGTGTCTTGTTTAATGTTGATTAATTGCTATGCTGTCATACGGATACATTTCAATAGGGTTCGGTTGCATGCTTGGGTAGCTTCAAATGTTTACAATTCAAATctttgtgtttataatgtgtcttgTTTAATGTCATTTAATTGACATGCTTTCATATGGATGTGTTTAGTGTGGTTACGTTGTATGCTTAGATACAAATATGGTGAGTTCTATTTAATCATTGCTCAACCAACCACAACATCTTTAGCCTGCAACACTAAGTATTGTTGTCAGTGTGGCCTTCCTCCAATCTGCAGCGTTGACAGAATGTTTACCTGAACACCAGACATATGACCTCAGCTGCATTGATGCGAATTAGTTTTGTGTTGACAGCATTGTTTAGTTGTGTTGTCGCAGCCACCCTCTTGTCTGTTTTCAATTTCCCTAGTTGTTCGGTGCGGTCTGGAATAGCTGAACTAGGACACGGTTAATGCCGGCGCACTGAATAGACAGACATCTGCGTTTAGTCTGGCAGTTGGAATGTGATCGCTGTCTGTTCGCCTGTTCAATTTTGTGGTAAATATCAACACAAGCTAGAGGGATTTGTACATTTTTAAGCGAGTAAGCATTATGAGAAAACATTGACAGATCCCAAACATCTATCTGTCAATACATTCAATCAAAAACATAGAATATATTAAGACACTGCCTTTTGATTATTTTGAGTGTGGTATATTATGTTGGTGTTACTCTGTTTGGAGTAGTAAAGAAACTTAGGTTGTACAGACTACTATTCATTTTTCTTCTGTATAGTTTTTAATCTATCCTCTGTCACAGGGAAGCAAGGAGATCTATACAGGTTCGTAAAGCCTCCATCATTTGAGAGTGGTTTTATACTAATAACCTATATAGATCTCCAGAACCTCAAGAGAGATGGCCTTTAGTATAATGCTAAAAGAAACATGGTAGGGAGGCCCTGCATATTACAGTAGGTCAAACATTGACTGGCATGTCTAACAATATTGATGTAACACAGGCAATGGAAAGGATTCTACTTGACTATGGACTATAGTTGACTGAATGTTCTCAGGTGAACTTTACTAACTTCGTGTCTTTGTAATTACTACACCACAAAATACAGCTTTTAACAAAGGCAGATAGGCCTAGTCAGCAAATCAaattttttattggtcacacacatatttagcatatgttattgcgggtgtagcgaaatgctggtGTAGTGGCAGATTCAAAGCATTGAGTCTGACCTTCAGGATTTCACACCAAAAGAAGATACTGTATTCAATCCCATTGTGCCACCTGTATGTATGAAgcatcaacacacacactttatgaTGCTTGAAACCCTTGTCAATATCActgtatctctcccctcctctactccagACAGATGATGCTCAGTAACCAAGCCAGACGCCAATGAAAGATAACCGTCTGCTGCCATGACGACCAGTCGCTGCACTCTGTTACCGGAGGTGCTGCCAGAGCGTTCTGACTCTGCCCACACAGGGAGCTGCTTGAGCGACAGGGACTTTGATCCAATGGGTAGCTTGGACTACCCGACAGAGCCTGACCTCCCAGGAAAAGCAATGGAAGAGCAGAGTAGTCTGGCCAATGGAGAGCCGCAGTACTACATGCAAGTGTCTGCCAAGGATGGGCAGCTGCTGTCACCTATCGTGGGAGCGTACGCCAAACAGAGGTATGGACCTGCCAAACATGGATGGAATAGAGTTTTGTAcgagtgtggaggggaggggttgGTGGGGGTCAGAGGTAAAGTGAAGCTAGTTTTAAATATATACCCAAATATAACCAAACATGATTTCTGAATGGTAACAAATCAAGTGCCTCTCAAAAGgattccccccccacccccctctatcTGTCTGGAATGTCCTTCTTGTTCTCAGTGCAGTGAAAGAGGACTATATAGATCCTATAGATGAGTAACTATGGCTTCAGACAGCTACATAACTTACATACCAATCACACTAACTGGCCCTGTGGGGTAAATGTCTGTACATTTGAAACACAAAAAATGTGCTGTTCTGGCCGGATGGTGCAGAGTCTAATTTTAGCACCTTGATTAGCATGTACGCCTGACAGGActctgtcactcacacacactacggGAGACAAAGGGGGGCTTTAGCAGCAACAGCTGCAGTCATGCAGACTGGGTCACAACtgttagccccccccccccaaaagcccTCTGAATAATCAGCCTGTGGCATAGAGCTAGCTAGCATATGGTGGCTTAGAGATAGATAGCATAGTAGCAAAGCGGTAGCTAGCATAGATTGGTATACAGTAGAGCTGGTAGCATACATTATATAATTTGGATCAACTTCATTTGCTACCTATTACAGAATAAATTGCCATGGTAGCTACAACGTACAATGTATTATTTAATAAATACTGATTGAAGGGTATGTGCTATCCTAGTCCCAGGTCTACTTGTGCCGTCTTTCCAACTCTATGACTGGTCTttggcaagacaacacaaacagatctgggaccaggttataaATATGCCTTTTTGTCATATATGTCTAATATAAACTAAATCAACAAACATTACGCCATAGTTGTTTATTAGTTGTTTTCGTATCCAGTGATGTTGTCGTCATGTTTCTTCTGTTGATGATCAACATGAAAAACTATTTCCAGATTAGATTTAAAGGCTTTTATTACTTCAAACTGACGACGACTCCAAAGTTGTTTTGCTCTAGCAAAATCTTATTATTCATTATTTTGTCTGACAAGATGATGTTCATTCTGCTGTGTTAGTTATTGGCAGCGACGAGTGTTTATGTTCAAGGGGAGGTTTGTTGAGTGAGGGGCTCATTCATTCCGTCAAAGACATCGCCTTAGTTTCCTGATGAAATCAAGGCGATCAACAACCCAACATAATCATCATCCAGATTAGAGGATTAGATGCCATATAGGAGATTGGTGAATCATGGAATCATAGATTACAGTCCATATAGTAAATTAAAGTAATAATCCTCCTTGCATATGTTGTTTTAATCCAGAAAATGTTTGATTTGAGTCTGTAATCTAagagatgtactgtatgtatgcataGTACAGAGACAGAATAGACAGGGTATTCTAACAATGTGTGACAGCATCAAATTACACCAACACCTTCCCAGGGTTTTGTTATTTAACCAGCTAGTTTTCTATCCACTGAAATATTGACCTGATATTTTTGAAAACCTCTAGTCAATGAATTGTGATGTCCAATTTTAGTTGTTATTGTTCTCagaaagggagggaagagggatacttagttgttattgttctcagaaagggagggaagagggataCTTAGTTGTTATTGTTCTCAGAAagggggaagggaaagggggatacctagtcagttgtacaactgaatgccttcaactgaaatgtgtcttccgcatttaaccctctctgaatcagagaggtgcgggggctgccttaatcgacatccatgtcttcagcacccggggaacagtgggttaactgccttgctcagtggcagaacgacagatttttactttgtcagctcggggattcgatccagcaaccttccggttactggcacaacgctgtaaccactaggctacctgcccggaTACTTAGTCAGATGCTATTGTTCTCAGAAAGGGGGAAGTAGGATCCCTAGTCAGTTGTTATTGTTCTCAGAAAGGGGGAAGTAGGATCCCTAGTCATCTGTTATTGTTCGCAGAAAGGGagaaggggaatacctagtcagttgcacaactgaatgcattcagctgtgtcttctgcatttaacccaacccctctaaatcGGAGAGGTGCGGGGTGCTGCCTTAATGGACGTCCACGTCATCAGCGcacagggagcagttgttgttgggagtTAACTTCCTTGCTCAAGGGTGGAATGGCACATTTTTCCACCTGCGGTCCCAAGCTTCAAGGGGAACAGAAAACACCAGCCTGTGAAAACATCAGCGTGTCTAAAGACAATTTCTTTCTGTTCCTCTTTTCCTCACCTCGTTCTATATCGCCGAAGCCCTCTGCCTGAGCGGCCCATGTGTCGGATCTGTCATGACGGAGGGGGTCAGGAGGAGCTGCTCTCCCCCTGTGAGTGTGCAGGGACCCTGGGTACCATCCACCGGAGCTGTCTGGAGCACTGGCTCTCTGCTTCTGGCACCAGCGCTTGTGAGCTCTGCCACTACCAGTTCACTGTACAGAGGAAGAACCGGCCACTGATGGAGGTACAGTATACAGAAGCATaagtacacacatgcacacacaaaatgcAGCATGTAAATAAACCATTGTCATAATGACATGCTACCCATACACATATACTGCATGGCCCTTCTCGCTGTGCATGGCCCTTCTGTCCCCAT of Salmo salar chromosome ssa01, Ssal_v3.1, whole genome shotgun sequence contains these proteins:
- the marchf3 gene encoding E3 ubiquitin-protein ligase MARCH3, giving the protein MTTSRCTLLPEVLPERSDSAHTGSCLSDRDFDPMGSLDYPTEPDLPGKAMEEQSSLANGEPQYYMQVSAKDGQLLSPIVGAYAKQSPLPERPMCRICHDGGGQEELLSPCECAGTLGTIHRSCLEHWLSASGTSACELCHYQFTVQRKNRPLMEWVRNPGLRQEKRTLFGDMVCFLLITPLATISGWLCLRGAVDHLHFSSRLEAVGLITLTVALFTIYLFWTLVSLRYHCRLYNEWRQTNQRVVLLLPRSHGEPSAPPSSRGPSREKWPSKETIV